In a single window of the Sphingosinicella microcystinivorans genome:
- a CDS encoding glycine zipper 2TM domain-containing protein, translating to MFRKILMAAAAMTMLTAAPAMADNDRWDRGGKHWQKDRHDNRNAYRKGYQDGRKYDRRDDRRDNRYAYRQGYRDGRFYDGRRYYDNYRPVYYRGASDYRGGWYGRGGRYYSSYDSCRKDSNIEGTLIGGVLGGVIGNEVARYGDKTIGTVIGAGLGALIGHEIDDKGGKRRYCY from the coding sequence ATGTTCAGGAAGATTCTGATGGCCGCTGCGGCGATGACCATGCTGACCGCCGCGCCGGCGATGGCCGACAACGACCGTTGGGATCGTGGCGGCAAGCATTGGCAGAAGGATCGCCATGATAACCGCAACGCCTATCGCAAGGGCTACCAGGACGGCCGCAAGTACGACCGCCGGGACGATCGCCGCGACAACCGCTACGCCTATCGTCAGGGCTATCGCGACGGACGCTTCTACGACGGCCGCCGCTATTACGACAATTACCGGCCGGTCTATTACCGGGGCGCCAGCGACTATCGCGGCGGCTGGTACGGCCGGGGCGGGCGCTACTATTCGAGCTATGACAGCTGCCGCAAGGACAGCAACATCGAAGGCACGCTGATCGGCGGCGTTCTCGGCGGCGTCATCGGCAACGAAGTGGCGCGCTACGGCGACAAGACGATCGGCACCGTGATCGGCGCGGGTCTCGGCGCCCTCATCGGCCACGAGATCGACGACAAGGGCGGCAAGCGCCGCTACTGCTACTAG
- a CDS encoding LysR family transcriptional regulator — protein MFDWNDLRHFLAVARTGSTLAAGHALRVSQTTAARRIAALEQALGVALFERRQSGYALTPAGEALRAHAEAVEAAASGFADAAAKQDREASGTVRLSAQEIHAITVLAPILRDLHQAHPAIRIELDTSEAMRDLAAGEADIALRSVRRPSGGGLVCRRVADEPWTAYCSRSYAAANGIPENVEAFRRHTLIGGGGEGIWRIYRNWLAQHGLESSVMIQHGSLTGVFAAVRSGAGIAVLPCFVADADPELVRCMPVPPNVERGVWLVTHERLRHVPRVRVVMDFLAAELTRVARRQARD, from the coding sequence ATGTTCGACTGGAACGACCTCCGGCATTTCCTCGCTGTCGCGCGCACCGGCAGCACGCTCGCAGCGGGACACGCGCTGCGGGTCAGCCAGACGACGGCGGCGCGACGCATCGCGGCGCTGGAACAGGCGCTCGGCGTCGCGCTCTTCGAGCGGCGGCAGAGCGGCTATGCGCTGACACCAGCCGGCGAGGCCTTGCGCGCGCACGCGGAAGCGGTCGAGGCCGCTGCGAGCGGCTTTGCCGACGCGGCCGCGAAGCAGGACCGGGAAGCGAGCGGTACGGTTCGGCTTTCCGCGCAGGAGATCCACGCGATCACCGTGCTTGCCCCGATCCTGCGCGATCTGCATCAGGCGCATCCGGCCATCCGCATCGAACTCGACACATCGGAAGCGATGCGCGACCTCGCCGCGGGCGAAGCGGACATCGCGCTCCGTTCGGTCCGCAGGCCGTCGGGCGGCGGTCTCGTCTGCCGCCGCGTCGCCGACGAGCCGTGGACCGCCTATTGCAGCCGAAGCTATGCGGCGGCGAACGGTATCCCGGAAAACGTGGAGGCGTTCCGCCGGCATACGCTGATCGGCGGCGGCGGCGAAGGCATCTGGCGCATCTACAGGAACTGGCTGGCCCAGCACGGACTGGAATCATCGGTGATGATCCAGCACGGTTCGCTCACGGGCGTTTTCGCGGCGGTCCGTTCGGGCGCGGGCATCGCCGTGCTGCCCTGCTTCGTGGCGGACGCCGACCCTGAACTCGTGCGCTGTATGCCGGTGCCGCCCAACGTGGAGCGCGGCGTGTGGCTCGTCACGCACGAACGGCTCCGGCACGTGCCGCGCGTGCGCGTGGTGATGGATTTCCTCGCCGCCGAACTCACACGGGTTGCCCGGCGACAGGCACGGGATTGA
- a CDS encoding UrcA family protein, which produces MKTLLALSALAGGLWALPATAEPVSPEATRVVSYGDLDLATADGRRALDSRIRIAVRSACGTASAADLVGKREVRRCRETARADIAPVSERILTAALEGGPTRPPTR; this is translated from the coding sequence ATGAAAACCCTGCTTGCGCTCTCCGCGCTTGCCGGCGGCCTGTGGGCGCTGCCCGCAACCGCCGAGCCCGTCTCTCCCGAAGCAACGCGCGTCGTGTCCTACGGCGATCTCGACCTCGCCACCGCGGACGGGCGGCGCGCGCTCGACAGCCGCATCCGCATTGCCGTCCGCAGCGCGTGCGGCACGGCATCGGCCGCGGACCTCGTCGGCAAGCGCGAGGTGCGCCGCTGTCGGGAAACGGCGCGGGCCGACATCGCGCCGGTCAGCGAACGCATCCTGACCGCTGCCCTCGAAGGTGGCCCGACGCGTCCTCCCACGCGCTGA